A genome region from Labilibaculum antarcticum includes the following:
- a CDS encoding aspartate aminotransferase family protein gives MITNRQLFLQHVATTSDFPIALEIERAEGIYMYSPDGKPYLDLVSGVSVSNIGHGHPRVRQAIKDQVDKYMHLMVYGEFIETPQVELAKLLSDNLPESLNSVYFVNSGSEANEGALKLAKRYTGRSEIIYFTGAYHGSTHGALSVLCDEEMKNAYRPLLPDVRMIEFGNVLDLEQITETTACVILEPIQSEGGMIIPSKEFIQTLRAKCTEKGALLIFDEVQMGFGRTGKLFAFEHFDVVPDILCLAKAMGGGMPIGAFISDKKILDCFKSKPMLGHITTFGGHPVCCAAAKAALEVLLEENIVADVQRKGELFVSLLKDHPMVKGFRQLGLFIAVIVESQEIMVEIMKEAYEIGVVMDAFLFCDNAYRIAPPLNITDEEIRHASDLLIQAMDKVRK, from the coding sequence ATGATCACGAATCGACAACTATTTCTGCAGCATGTCGCTACAACCTCCGATTTTCCTATTGCTTTGGAGATTGAGAGAGCAGAAGGAATATATATGTACAGCCCGGACGGAAAGCCATATTTGGATCTCGTATCGGGCGTTTCTGTGAGTAATATCGGACACGGACATCCTCGTGTTCGTCAAGCCATAAAAGATCAGGTTGACAAGTACATGCACTTGATGGTGTATGGTGAGTTTATTGAAACTCCTCAGGTTGAACTGGCCAAGTTATTATCTGATAATTTGCCCGAGAGTTTGAATTCTGTTTACTTCGTAAATTCAGGAAGTGAAGCAAACGAAGGAGCTTTAAAATTAGCCAAACGATATACAGGACGATCGGAAATTATCTATTTTACTGGAGCCTATCATGGAAGTACACATGGTGCATTGAGTGTTTTGTGTGATGAGGAAATGAAGAATGCATATCGTCCCTTATTGCCGGATGTTCGAATGATTGAATTTGGTAATGTATTGGATTTGGAGCAAATCACCGAAACAACTGCTTGTGTGATTCTTGAACCGATTCAATCCGAAGGAGGAATGATTATTCCATCCAAAGAGTTTATCCAAACATTACGTGCCAAATGTACCGAAAAAGGTGCTTTACTGATTTTCGATGAGGTTCAAATGGGATTTGGTCGAACAGGAAAGCTTTTTGCCTTTGAACATTTTGATGTAGTTCCGGATATTCTTTGTTTGGCGAAAGCCATGGGAGGAGGGATGCCTATAGGTGCGTTTATATCTGATAAAAAAATTCTTGATTGCTTCAAAAGTAAGCCAATGTTAGGTCATATTACAACATTTGGAGGTCATCCTGTTTGTTGTGCTGCTGCCAAGGCTGCCTTGGAGGTTTTATTAGAAGAAAATATTGTGGCTGATGTTCAGCGCAAAGGGGAGCTTTTTGTATCTCTACTTAAAGATCATCCAATGGTAAAAGGATTTCGTCAGTTAGGGCTTTTTATTGCCGTAATCGTTGAATCTCAAGAAATTATGGTCGAGATTATGAAAGAGGCCTATGAAATAGGTGTTGTGATGGATGCGTTTCTTTTTTGTGATAATGCATATCGAATTGCACCCCCTTTAAATATTACGGATGAGGAAATTCGGCATGCTTCGGATTTGCTGATTCAAGCTATGGATAAGGTGAGAAAATAA
- a CDS encoding DUF5686 and carboxypeptidase regulatory-like domain-containing protein gives MTKHLLLFLFCLLSFSGYSQQITGTISDTDGNAIPFANIYSKTLATGTTSNIDGQYQLVLPKGEWDLEFRYLGFKTKEVKVSINDKDVEMNVALAPQTYQLKEVKVLASGEDPAYYVMRKAIAMGDYYTKQVSEYDNTVYLKGSGKITSVPWLFKKKLAEDDITENKTFVTENISKIHFELPDKIEEEVVSFRSSGLDDQANPMPFITSNLYDTKDQGLISPLDKNALSVYRYELVSVFEDQGRMINRIKVIPRRKGKDLFRGYLNIAENYWNIHSADLQVSLPMTEISMHQLYAPVSEGVWMPVSFDFDIQFKALGFGLNGIYVASIKDYKIKLNPNIDHDYLKQQELALKQEAENINELTNQQDSEVLSVKEKKRKDEIQNLLEKDDMNNSDMRKLYRLMEKENQQKREEKVKEPLEIKIEKVKMAKDAKDKDSLYWTQMRPIPLSDDEKISFTKKDSLQIVRNSPEYKDSVRTANRKFKFKNLLFGKTYKYEDENSSFSTPGLLNIDKISFNTVQGFTYKAPFEFQKWDTIGHHFSLIPSVSYAFSRKHVDFSVESKYRYNGFKRAWIGIKAGSEAVDFNQESGINPMLNDISSLYFRDNYLKVFDKNYLNIWHEFDIENGLHFSTELEYEHRKQLRNNCSFYFYDADDEAYTSNIPEGIAPELVKNNKAFTILANLEYTPRHRYYVKKGVKHMSYANSNPTFGLSYRQGIKNVFDSETDFSLLEASVKQNFSIGFNDNISYKIKAGRYLSNNQMHFTDYTHFNTSKPLVMLGGDLNTFRLLDYYQFSTNNDYAEAHLEFTSDRFLLKRLPVLNNAIVIQERLFANYLTHADKKNYWEVGYGLSQIFLVLDVEVVWSFDGKHHRDTGIKLKFNL, from the coding sequence CGGGCAGTATCAATTGGTTCTTCCTAAAGGAGAATGGGATCTGGAATTCAGGTATTTGGGGTTTAAAACCAAAGAAGTGAAGGTGAGCATAAACGACAAAGATGTGGAAATGAATGTTGCTCTTGCTCCTCAAACCTATCAGCTAAAAGAAGTAAAAGTGTTAGCCAGCGGTGAAGACCCGGCCTACTATGTAATGCGGAAGGCAATTGCAATGGGCGATTATTATACCAAGCAAGTTAGCGAGTACGACAATACTGTTTACCTAAAAGGATCGGGAAAGATTACCAGTGTACCGTGGCTTTTTAAAAAGAAACTGGCCGAAGATGACATTACCGAAAACAAAACCTTTGTAACCGAAAACATATCAAAAATTCACTTCGAATTACCTGATAAAATTGAGGAGGAGGTTGTATCCTTTCGCTCATCCGGATTAGACGATCAGGCCAATCCAATGCCATTTATAACCTCCAATTTGTACGACACAAAAGATCAAGGATTGATTTCCCCTTTGGATAAAAATGCACTTTCAGTATATAGATATGAGCTGGTATCGGTTTTTGAGGATCAGGGAAGAATGATTAATCGAATTAAAGTGATTCCCCGACGCAAAGGCAAAGATTTATTCCGAGGATATTTAAATATTGCAGAAAACTATTGGAACATTCACTCTGCCGATTTACAAGTGAGCCTTCCCATGACAGAAATCAGCATGCATCAATTGTATGCACCTGTTAGTGAAGGCGTGTGGATGCCGGTAAGTTTCGATTTCGACATCCAATTTAAGGCACTGGGATTTGGACTCAATGGAATCTATGTGGCCTCTATCAAAGACTATAAAATAAAGCTCAATCCAAATATAGATCATGATTATTTAAAGCAACAAGAACTGGCCCTAAAGCAGGAAGCTGAAAACATTAATGAATTAACCAATCAGCAAGATTCGGAAGTTCTATCCGTTAAAGAAAAAAAGCGGAAAGATGAAATTCAAAATCTTCTGGAAAAGGATGATATGAATAATTCGGACATGCGAAAGCTATACCGGTTGATGGAGAAAGAAAATCAGCAAAAGCGCGAAGAGAAAGTGAAAGAGCCGCTGGAAATCAAAATCGAAAAAGTGAAAATGGCTAAAGATGCCAAAGACAAAGATTCCTTGTACTGGACTCAAATGAGACCCATCCCCTTATCGGATGATGAAAAGATCAGTTTTACGAAAAAAGATTCCCTTCAAATTGTTCGTAACAGTCCGGAATACAAAGATTCTGTTCGTACTGCAAATCGAAAGTTTAAATTCAAGAATCTCCTGTTCGGGAAAACATACAAATACGAAGATGAAAATTCTAGTTTTTCTACTCCCGGACTTCTCAATATTGATAAAATATCTTTTAATACGGTGCAGGGATTTACCTATAAAGCTCCTTTTGAATTTCAAAAATGGGATACCATTGGTCACCATTTTAGTCTTATCCCGAGTGTAAGCTATGCCTTTTCACGAAAACATGTTGACTTCTCTGTTGAATCGAAATACAGATACAATGGCTTTAAAAGAGCATGGATTGGAATTAAAGCAGGTAGCGAGGCTGTCGATTTCAATCAAGAATCCGGCATAAATCCAATGCTAAACGATATTTCCAGTTTGTACTTCAGAGATAATTACCTAAAAGTATTTGATAAGAATTATTTGAATATCTGGCATGAATTTGATATTGAAAACGGCCTGCATTTCTCAACCGAATTGGAATATGAACATAGAAAACAACTCCGGAACAACTGTTCTTTTTATTTTTACGATGCTGATGATGAAGCCTATACATCCAATATTCCGGAAGGAATTGCGCCTGAATTGGTTAAAAACAATAAAGCATTTACCATTTTAGCCAATCTTGAATATACTCCCCGACACCGATACTATGTGAAAAAAGGAGTGAAACACATGAGTTATGCCAATTCGAATCCCACTTTTGGACTATCGTACCGTCAAGGAATTAAGAATGTATTTGATTCTGAAACCGATTTCTCGCTTTTGGAAGCATCAGTAAAACAAAACTTTTCCATTGGCTTTAACGATAATATATCCTACAAAATAAAAGCAGGCAGATACCTCTCGAACAATCAAATGCATTTTACAGACTACACCCATTTTAATACAAGTAAACCCCTGGTTATGCTCGGCGGCGATTTAAATACTTTTCGTTTGTTAGATTATTATCAATTCTCAACCAATAACGATTATGCCGAAGCGCATCTTGAATTCACGTCAGATCGATTTCTGCTAAAGCGATTGCCCGTTCTGAATAATGCAATAGTAATTCAGGAGCGATTATTTGCCAATTACCTGACTCATGCCGATAAAAAGAATTATTGGGAAGTTGGTTACGGTTTATCGCAAATATTTCTTGTACTGGATGTAGAGGTAGTCTGGAGTTTTGATGGCAAACATCACAGAGATACAGGAATTAAATTGAAGTTTAATTTATAA
- a CDS encoding M28 family metallopeptidase, giving the protein MIKRIVLLASFGMMCSSTFAQDMNYTKQLVNKLSSEEFHGRGYVNKGDSIAAVYLSEEMKSIGLKGFGDNYYQSYTTSINTYPENPKLILDGKELVSASEYIVNPNAKSCSGESELTWITKDVLTNSRVLGDFMKKDHSNSFLAIDSAGLNNKDLYNFAQTMLKKNVFDAKGIVLINGKLKFSARTKTVDYTTFMLKSDVISPDAKKITYDIKSELIEDYQTQNLIGYLPGKSDTCIIFSAHYDHLGHFGDKIYPGANDNASGVAMVLNLAKHFKSLKKKPHYTMVFALFSGEEAGLLGSKHYAENPLISLDKTKINLNFDMVATGDKGIFVINGKMVPDEMAKFNTINNEKDYVFKMSGTGESSSSDHASFHEKGVKAVFFYTHSDNSDYHETTDTADKLPYTQFEGIFKLVRDYTELQ; this is encoded by the coding sequence ATGATAAAACGAATTGTACTACTTGCAAGTTTTGGAATGATGTGTTCCAGCACTTTTGCGCAGGATATGAATTATACCAAGCAATTGGTGAATAAATTGAGTTCAGAAGAATTTCACGGACGTGGTTATGTGAATAAAGGGGATAGTATTGCTGCTGTTTACTTGTCGGAAGAGATGAAAAGCATTGGACTAAAAGGATTCGGGGACAATTATTATCAGTCGTACACAACTTCGATTAATACTTATCCCGAAAATCCTAAGTTGATATTGGATGGCAAGGAATTAGTGTCAGCAAGTGAATACATCGTGAATCCAAACGCAAAATCGTGTAGTGGAGAATCCGAATTAACATGGATTACGAAGGACGTTTTAACCAATTCTCGTGTGTTGGGCGATTTTATGAAGAAAGATCATTCCAATTCATTTTTGGCGATTGATTCTGCAGGACTAAATAATAAGGATTTGTATAATTTTGCTCAGACCATGTTGAAAAAGAATGTGTTTGATGCAAAAGGAATTGTTTTAATCAATGGGAAATTGAAATTTTCTGCACGAACTAAAACGGTTGACTATACAACTTTTATGCTGAAGTCGGATGTGATTTCGCCTGATGCAAAGAAGATTACTTACGACATAAAAAGCGAGTTAATTGAAGATTATCAAACTCAGAATTTGATAGGCTATCTTCCAGGAAAGTCTGATACTTGTATTATTTTTTCGGCTCACTACGACCATTTAGGTCATTTTGGAGATAAGATTTATCCCGGAGCAAATGATAATGCAAGTGGCGTTGCAATGGTTTTGAATTTGGCAAAACATTTTAAATCCTTAAAAAAGAAGCCTCACTACACTATGGTTTTTGCATTGTTTAGTGGAGAAGAGGCTGGATTACTTGGCTCGAAGCATTACGCAGAAAATCCTTTGATTTCCTTAGACAAAACCAAGATCAATCTTAATTTTGATATGGTAGCCACTGGCGACAAAGGGATATTTGTAATTAACGGAAAAATGGTTCCTGATGAGATGGCAAAATTTAATACCATCAACAACGAAAAAGACTATGTGTTTAAGATGTCTGGAACAGGGGAATCATCTTCTTCCGATCATGCTTCATTTCATGAGAAAGGTGTGAAAGCAGTTTTCTTTTACACGCATAGTGATAACTCAGATTATCATGAAACAACCGATACCGCTGATAAATTGCCATACACACAGTTCGAAGGAATTTTTAAATTGGTGAGAGATTATACTGAGCTGCAATAA
- a CDS encoding dipeptidyl-peptidase 3 family protein, whose product MSDTFQYQTEQFADIKILRYQVPGFEELTLRQKELIYYLSEAARCGRDIMFDQNNKNNLSIRRTMEAIARSYDGDRESDEFKSFLIYTKRVWFSNGIHHHYSMDKFMPKFTEEYFGELLSNTNHKLLPLLKGEDVVGLITRLVPVLFDEAVDAKRVVLNPKLDLIKDSANNYYEDVTEKEAEDFYAKIEKGDPERPISAGLNSKLVKENGELIEKTWKVGGMYSYAIEQIVFWLEKAIPFADSELQRASLVKLVEFYKTGDLKTFDEYSILWVQDLDAHVDVVNGFIEAYGDALAIKGSWESIVNFKDLEGTKRAVIISDNAQWFEDHSPVDERFKKKEVKGVSAKVITVAMLGGDCHPATPIGVNLPNAEWIRKEHGSKSVTIDNITHAYHQSSLKGGMVEEFAYCKEEVARAKEHGYLGGNLHTDLHECLGHGSGQLLAGVGMDALKNYHATLEEARADLFALYYMMDPKMVELGLMPSLEVAKAEYDGYIRNGLITQLTRIELGKDIEESHMRNRQLIAKWVYEKGEAEQVVEKLQENGKSYFVVKDYQKLRTLFGDLLEEVQRIKSEGDFEAGKVLVEDYAVKVDTELHKEVKERFGKLNLAAYAGFINPDYHPVYEEDQLVDVTISYPMDFMEQMLEYGERYSFLPHIN is encoded by the coding sequence ATGAGTGATACATTCCAATATCAAACCGAGCAGTTTGCCGATATAAAAATACTAAGATACCAGGTTCCTGGTTTCGAAGAACTGACATTAAGACAGAAAGAACTGATATACTATTTGTCGGAGGCAGCACGTTGTGGTCGAGATATTATGTTCGATCAAAACAATAAGAATAATTTGAGTATTCGTCGTACCATGGAGGCAATTGCTAGATCGTACGATGGAGATCGGGAATCTGATGAATTCAAAAGCTTTTTGATTTACACCAAGAGAGTTTGGTTTTCAAACGGAATTCATCATCATTATTCTATGGATAAGTTCATGCCGAAATTTACCGAAGAGTACTTTGGAGAACTCTTGAGCAATACAAATCATAAATTGCTGCCTTTGTTGAAAGGCGAGGATGTTGTTGGTTTGATTACCCGATTGGTTCCCGTCTTATTCGATGAAGCTGTGGATGCCAAAAGAGTAGTTCTGAATCCTAAATTGGATTTAATAAAGGATTCAGCTAATAATTACTACGAGGACGTTACTGAGAAAGAGGCAGAAGATTTTTATGCCAAGATCGAAAAAGGAGATCCGGAAAGACCAATATCTGCAGGTTTAAATTCCAAGTTGGTAAAGGAAAATGGGGAGTTGATTGAAAAAACATGGAAAGTTGGAGGAATGTATTCCTATGCAATCGAGCAAATTGTATTTTGGCTGGAGAAGGCAATTCCTTTTGCTGATAGTGAACTTCAAAGAGCATCCTTGGTGAAATTGGTGGAGTTTTATAAAACTGGTGATTTAAAAACCTTCGATGAATATTCAATTTTATGGGTGCAAGATTTAGATGCTCATGTTGATGTAGTGAACGGTTTTATTGAAGCCTATGGCGATGCTTTGGCAATAAAAGGCAGTTGGGAATCTATCGTTAATTTTAAAGATCTTGAAGGCACCAAAAGAGCTGTGATCATTTCCGATAATGCACAGTGGTTCGAAGATCATTCTCCTGTTGATGAACGATTCAAGAAAAAAGAGGTGAAAGGAGTGAGTGCAAAGGTAATTACTGTTGCTATGTTGGGTGGCGATTGTCATCCGGCAACACCTATAGGTGTTAACTTGCCAAATGCAGAGTGGATTCGTAAGGAACATGGCAGCAAGTCTGTTACCATTGATAATATTACGCATGCTTACCATCAATCATCATTAAAAGGTGGTATGGTGGAAGAGTTCGCTTACTGCAAAGAAGAAGTTGCACGGGCAAAAGAGCATGGATATTTGGGCGGAAACCTGCATACCGATTTGCACGAATGTCTTGGTCATGGTTCCGGACAATTACTAGCAGGAGTGGGAATGGATGCTTTAAAAAATTACCATGCGACTTTAGAAGAGGCTCGTGCCGATTTATTTGCATTGTATTACATGATGGATCCTAAGATGGTTGAGCTGGGATTAATGCCAAGTCTGGAGGTTGCTAAAGCTGAATACGACGGTTACATTCGTAATGGCTTAATTACTCAGCTGACTAGAATTGAGTTGGGAAAAGACATCGAGGAATCGCACATGAGAAATCGCCAGTTAATTGCCAAGTGGGTTTATGAGAAAGGTGAAGCGGAGCAGGTTGTTGAGAAGCTTCAGGAAAATGGGAAAAGTTATTTTGTTGTAAAGGATTATCAAAAATTGAGAACTCTCTTTGGAGATTTACTGGAAGAAGTACAGCGAATAAAATCGGAAGGAGATTTTGAGGCTGGAAAAGTATTGGTTGAAGATTATGCAGTTAAAGTAGATACCGAATTGCATAAAGAAGTGAAGGAACGATTCGGAAAGCTGAATTTGGCTGCTTATGCTGGCTTTATTAATCCCGATTATCATCCGGTTTACGAAGAAGATCAACTTGTTGATGTTACAATTTCCTACCCAATGGATTTTATGGAACAGATGCTGGAATATGGAGAGAGGTATTCCTTTCTTCCCCACATAAATTAA